ACGTCAAAAGGAAAACGTGGCAGATGAAGCCTTGATATTATTGGTGTGTTTTGCTTTTCCTTACACCACCGCTGTTAACAGGCAATGCCCCTGTTGGTTTAGTGGCATTTTTATTGTTTCATGTCTTGAAAAACTAGAGCTAATGATTCTCAATGACAAGCAGCGCTTCTGAATACCTATTTCTTGCTCATGCAGCAAGACACGTTTTCCAAACCCCTCTAGTTCAGCACTGATAGACCCAGGTTTGAGATATTCAGAGAGACTCCCAGCATCCTCTACAGAAGTACTGTCACCATTTAAATTGGTTGCTTTGGTAACAGCGTTTTCGGGGGATTCTGTTTTACAAGTGTTCTGAGCTCAGCACTTGGAACAGCGCTGCAACACATAGAGCTGATAAGCTTTATAAATACCATGCTAGATTTCTAATATTAGTCATAAATCTTAATTTCACTGAACCCCAGTGCAAGACCAGTGTAGACGTTAGTCAGAACTGCAGCGTTGCAGAGACTGGTGTTTCAATGAGCTATTCTTGCATATGGATTAAAATTCTACCACTTAAATCAATAATCTAGTCTATatagaaaccacacacacacatacaaatgcatacacacatTGATTGACTACATGTTGCTTTATATCTGCCCTGGCTTTGTGTCAATTACGGTTTTCCTagctgtttttttaaacaccatTCTGCTGAATAAAGTCTTCCTTATATCTGTATTTTATCAGCAAGTCCAGGCCTTTTATTCCTGAGACGGCTAAAAGTATCTTGCAGATACATGTTAAACTATTCAAACTGTCCAATCGACCTCAGAGAgtgggaaaatatatatataacacagcACAAGAGCACCTGCTCGAGCAAGATTACGGTGTTGCAGAAACGGCTCATTTACCTTGACGGGATTTCACTTGGAACAGTTTGCAATGGTTAGCATGTGTTCCAGTGGCACAGCAAAGCACTATCTGCAAAGCTGGGAGCCGCCGGATGTCAGGACGCTTGACTGGTTAATTACAGAGCAGCTTGCAGCTCACAATTCCACCTCCTTTCCCGGCACAGAGATCTGAACCAAAGTGCTGTCCCGGGGTCACACTTGTGACAACGGCCCACTGCCCTCCTAATGAAATTACAGCACAAGAAATCTGACAAGCCTTATTAAATTGGCTTTAACGCTTGCTCTTACATGCTGGCCAGACTGCAGTTTCCCAACGCCTGGGTCTGAGGTTCTCAGGCAGGTCTGAGATTCTGAATGCTTCGCCTTTGTGTCCATAGACTGAGGCCTAATTTACCATGACTGGGCCCTGTTCTGTGGCTGTGCTTAGTTTGGCTCCTATGAGTTGAGTTACAGCTGAAATGAGGCACTCATGCCACACAGGATCTGTACTGTACAAAGTAGGTGTTTTTGGCTGGACTGCATGTCTCTattctgttaaaaataaaattttagCAAAGTCTCTTATTTTAGGCAAAATTTTGGTATTGTGAAGAAAAtgtagtttttttccccctaaaaGTTACTTTTGAAATTGCCTGATATTAGAATAGCACCCTCTACATTATATTGcttagatttgttttaataattttttctACGGATTGGTTATGtgaattaagtttttttttttttggggggggggggttggaacAGAAAACCTCCAGCTTTGAGAGATTAACAGTGTTCTTAAAGCAAGATTACGTTCCCTAAATTAAGTggaaaaattgtgtttttggCCAAACAGTACTTTATATTCTAGATCACTATCTTATCTGATGGGCAGATATTTTCTCTTAAATAATTCTGAAATATAATAACTTTAGGTACAACTTTCTTTAATGGTGAATTTGTTCAATGTAGTCGTCTGCTTTGCACTTAGAAATCAGTGTAAGAAAATAGGGATCGCTCTTTTATTATAGTAGTGATTTGATGTACATAATTACTTTGTAGATATTTGATTAATAATCCTGTAAACATGTTTCTGCCCCCTGATGTTTCCCTTCctctaaattaatttaatctgcaTCCCTATTAAAGCCTAGAATGGAAATTCATTTGCAAGAAACAGATAGAAATCAGAAGGAGCTTACTCTCTCAGTCAAATTACAGAGCGTATTTTGACAGCGCAAGAAAAGGCAACACAGATCCACCCCTTTGTCTTTCATAGCCCCCTGGATGACTTGTAGGAGTGCGTGGGTATCATTTTTAGACAGCTATAAAACTTGGCAAGAGTGGAACACTAGTCTAGGCAGGCCTCTTTCATTAGTCTGGTCATGACTCACGCCAGTAAGCATTCTTTCTAATGTTTCAAGCAATCATTCTCTTGATAAATTGTTTGCCCTCTTTCCTCTCATTCAATTCAGGAAACAACTGCTACTCAAGAAACTCTTCCCAGTCAAATAAAACACCTTAATTTAGTTTGCGACCGCAACGCATTCCCCTCACAGCTTTTCCTCGACGTAAACGAGGCCTTTACAAGCCAAATCAGATTGTGGCCttgttaagaaaaacaaaaaaatgtaaagcctCTGCAAATACAGTGCTTTTTAATTGGGGACGATTTctttaattttaagagaaaaataaataaaggggaaaaaaatcaccACTGAGTATGCTGTTGACAAAGCATGGATTTGTATAACATTTTCGATTTTGTTTgtccccttttcttttttttacagctCACCATCATCTTCAAGAACTTCCAAGAATGCGTAGATCAGAAGATGTACCACGCGGAGACGGATGAGCTTCCAGCTGCCTTCGCAGACGGCTCGAAGAACGGAGGCGACCGTCACGGTGCCAACACTCTGCGCATTGTGGAAAAGGTACCTGGGCAGCACGTGGAGATCCAGGCCAGGTACATCGGCACCACCATCGTTGTCCGGCAGGTGGGGCGGTATCTGACATTTGCTGTGAGGATGCCAGAGGAGGTGGTGAACTCCGTGGAGGACAAGGACAACCAGGACTTATACCTCTGCCTGCACGGCTGTCCACACAACCAACGCATTGACTTCCGGACCTTCAGGGCCCGGGCAGCCGAGAGTCACACCCACGCTGGCACTGGAAGTGGGGGCAATAGGGCACCTTTGCCACCACAAGGCTTCACTTATCAGTCGGCCACGTCTAAGTGCAAGGAGAGGCTGCCAGTGGAGGATATGTATTTTCAATCCTGTGTCTTCGACCTGCTGACAACAGGAGACGTCAACTTCACCATGGCGGCCTACTACGCCTTTGAGGATGTCAAAATGCTCCACTCCAACAAGGACAAGTTCCACATCTTCGAAAGGACACTAAATGTGGGGAACGCAGCCCCCAGGGAACCCAGTTCTgcatctctctgtctccttAACTTTTTAGCCTTGCTCTTGTGGATTCAGTGCTGTTTGGTGCATCTATAGTCTTGCGTTCAGCGTGTGCGTGTCCCAATCGTGCCCGTGAGAGACTTTCTTTATCACCACGTCATACCTCAGCTCACTCCACCGTCAGGGTTACGTTTCTCACGACCCTTTCCCATTTACATCAGCCTGGCATTATTGTCCTTCAGCCTTGCTTCCATTACGCTGCGGTGAAGCAGATGAAACGGGGTGGGACTGCCCAGTGCAGGCATGAGCAGCAGACTACATTACATCCCAATTCATCGTCATCCGCATCATCCATGGACTTTTGACCGGTGGTTACCAACATGGCGTCTCCTTccagtgtgtttgtatgttttatggAAGGATCGTGATCATGTAACGATCAGCAGGTGGAGAGTAACCCTAGGGTCTTGGCATTCTAATCCCAACTCGGACATGTAATTCCTCCAATACTTCAAAGGGT
The genomic region above belongs to Amia ocellicauda isolate fAmiCal2 chromosome 4, fAmiCal2.hap1, whole genome shotgun sequence and contains:
- the rgma gene encoding repulsive guidance molecule A, with translation MQPQRERREVRARAGWMVMGKGAGPSALEVGKILTVFLYLFPAVSLQCKILKCNSEFWASTSSSGPEEEFCTALRAYNNCVRRTARTCRGDLAFHSAQHGIEDLMSQHNCSKEGPTSQPRPRTSPPPRPDSQERSDGPEICHYERSFHRHSAPPNYTHCGFFGDPHLRTFADDFQTCKVEGAWPLIHNKYLSVQVTNTPVLPGSSATATSKLTIIFKNFQECVDQKMYHAETDELPAAFADGSKNGGDRHGANTLRIVEKVPGQHVEIQARYIGTTIVVRQVGRYLTFAVRMPEEVVNSVEDKDNQDLYLCLHGCPHNQRIDFRTFRARAAESHTHAGTGSGGNRAPLPPQGFTYQSATSKCKERLPVEDMYFQSCVFDLLTTGDVNFTMAAYYAFEDVKMLHSNKDKFHIFERTLNVGNAAPREPSSASLCLLNFLALLLWIQCCLVHL